A genomic segment from Nematostella vectensis chromosome 6, jaNemVect1.1, whole genome shotgun sequence encodes:
- the LOC125567864 gene encoding uncharacterized protein LOC125567864 yields MTIPRCTRQSFQIALDSLTSLANTLTEIGEERVLEEIRFASLTTLSVECFFKAMRADHDMPTMVEYAYGRARCVEDDMLRIYQKHFTYFTGPNSFYPEKIISGDPPSLMQRPSKKTQTKEGTGDETEDRRRAETMREFTREYGRGVRQANVRAKTKELTGTLPYSLSMLPDRIETGSDDVLDFVSEARSTVTVNDTGGSTRVQVLYYKDEIVAVRHDRRRDASPYWLAVMMEDVLVIAASGRFQKNSVTFRWLDQTDDHLKYTFHEVCNGNSPRCLLAKVESLTIDDQIVTITPEEDIKLSRIANGDDQTVETRADENEERKWLTNGESFSTPTEAKEESFPARVEGVSLSGMQRQFPRSLLAKVESLTIDDQTATITPEEDIIIIQVYSHMTSRSVSTELQVETQSYTSSITLH; encoded by the coding sequence ATGACAATTCCACGTTGCACCCGACAGTCATTCCAAATCGCGCTTGACTCACTGACCAGCCTCGCAAACACCTTAACAGAGATCGGCGAAGAGCGAGTCCTGGAGGAGATCAGATTTGCGAGTCTGACAACTCTTTCTGTCGAGTGCTTCTTCAAAGCCATGCGTGCCGATCATGACATGCCAACTATGGTGGAGTATGCTTATGGACGAGCGCGCTGTGTGGAAGATGACATGCTCCGAATTTACCAGAAGCATTTTACATACTTCACAGGGCCGAACTCGTTTTATCCGGAGAAGATTATCTCGGGCGATCCACCAAGTCTGATGCAGAGGCCATCCAAGAAAACGCAGACGAAAGAGGGAACTGGTGATGAAACAGAAGACCGCAGACGTGCAGAGACCATGCGGGAATTTACACGGGAGTATGGGAGAGGAGTGCGACAAGCAAATGTCCGAGCTAAGACAAAAGAGCTGACAGGAACCCTTCCATACTCACTGAGTATGCTGCCTGACCGAATCGAAACGGGCTCAGACGACGTGCTAGACTTCGTAAGTGAAGCTCGATCAACGGTCACAGTAAATGACACCGGTGGAAGTACCAGGGTGCAGGTCTTGTACTACAAAGACGAAATCGTCGCCGTCAGACACGATCGCCGACGGGACGCATCTCCGTATTGGCTCGCCGTTATGATGGAAGACGTTTTGGTCATCGCTGCATCTGGACGATTCCAGAAGAACAGCGTAACTTTCAGATGGCTCGATCAGACTGATGACCATCTGAAATATACCTTCCACGAGGTATGCAACGGCAACTCCCCTAGATGTCTGCTGGCAAAAGTAGAAAGCCTCACCATTGATGACCAGATCGTAACCATAACTCCCGAAGAAGACATCAAACTTTCGAGAATTGCGAACGGTGATGATCAGACGGTGGAGACACGGGCAGATGAGAACGAAGAAAGAAAGTGGCTGACAAATGGAGAGTCTTTTTCTACCCCCACAGAAGCAAAAGAAGAGTCGTTTCCGGCGAGAGTGGAAGGGGTTAGTTTATCAGGTATGCAACGGCAATTCCCCAGATCTCTGCTGGCAAAAGTAGAAAGCCTCACCATTGATGACCAGACCGCAACCATAACTCCCGAAGAagacataataataattcaagtTTATTCACATATGACCTCTCGCAGTGTTTCGACTGAATTACAGGTAGAGACACAAAGCTATACTAGCagcattacattacattaa